Sequence from the Cuniculiplasma divulgatum genome:
AATGAAACACCATATACTCCGTCAACAGGGAGCTTCAACGCCCTTCGAGAAGCATTGAGGATTCTTGAATTAGAGGGGTTGGAGAAAAGATGGGCTAGGCATCATTCCAACGCTGAGTATTTGAGAAAATCTCTCAAACTGAGTAAGTCTGAGATTCTGGGCAATTCCAACAATTATTCGGATACGGTAATAGCCTTCAGGCCCAGACTGCCCGTGAAGGATACCATTGCGGGTTTTGCTTCAAGGGGTATCACGGTCTCAAGAGGAATGGGGAAACTGGCTGATTCCATAATACGGGTAGGGAACCTTGGAATAGTGACAGGTCAGGACATTCATGAGTTTGTTCATGCCTATTACGAGATATGCGGGATACACGAATCAAGCATAGAAGAGGAAATTCCTCCTGATTCAATGCCAGATCCAGAAATCATGAATCTTTTATGAATCCCGCAATCTTCAAATTTTGGGTCTGTCGTAAGATCTTAACTTACTTCAGCTATTTCGCACACTGCATAGATTTCTCTGAATCCCCCAACGCTAACAGGCAACATTTTTCAGAGATATGAGAATCCTGGTAAAGTTTATTGAACAGGATCAGGATGTGGTTCCATGCAGTCTGACCCCATAGAGGAATTGTTTGGCTTGATGGACGACGAGAAATACGATGATGTTCTGGATAAGGTTGACAGGATGATCTCAACAGATAATCAAAATCCAGTTCTGCACGCAGTGAAGGCCATGGCTCTCATGGAGACAGGCGTGGATTCAGAAGCTGCCCTGAAGGAGGCGGACTTCGCATACAAGAAATCACAGGACCCTTTTTTCAAGTATGTCAGGGGCTGGGCACTTGCGGAAAATGGTGACATAAAGCAGGGTTTGACCCTGTTGAATCAAGCTTCAGATCAGGATCCATACAACATCCAGTACCTCATAAAACTGGCAGAAGTTTACGAGGATGATGGAAAATCACAGGATGCCCTTAAGGCCATCATAAGGGCGCAGCGGGTGGAGCCTGACGATGTCAGGCTTTCCCTCATGAAGGCCGGTTACCTGAACACTCTTGATCGGGCAAGAGAGGCTGTGACAGAACTGAAGCGTATAAACAGCAAGTACCCTGAATTCGACTACGCCTACTTCATTCTTTCAGAATCCTATCTTCTCCTTGACGATCTGAAAAATGCACAAATTGCCATAGATTCTGCCATAAAACACAGCAAGCAACCTGATCCAGAATACTATGAAAGGTCTGCACAGGTCAGAATTGCAGAAGGGGATATTGAAAATGCAATATCTTTCCTGGACAGGGCCATGGGGGTGGCCAGTTCAGATGATGAAAGGGTCATATACCTTCTGGAGAAGGTTAAGGCACTTTCATTTGCAGGAAAGGCCGACGAGGGTGAGAAGATCCTCCGTGATGAATATGGCAGGAACAGCGAAAACGCGCTTTATTACTATTCTCTCATCGATAACCTGTCGGATCAGGGAAAGAAAGACGAGATTGAACAGCTGATCCACGACAAGAATTTGCCGGAATCCCTGTCAACACTTATTCGTGTGTACACAGGCATTTATGAGAAGCCTGATGAGGACGCAGTAGAATCAGCTTTATCTTCGCTGCACGATGACATAAATCAAAACGATTTCAACATGACATTATCGCAGATATTATTCGATGCCATGCTGGCCTCTGCCGGAAAGGATGAATAAGACAGCAGAGATCATGATTTCATAACGCGTTGAACACTGAAGCCTCTCATACCTGCCCAGTTCTCTCTATCCTTTTAATTTATGAAATAAATTAATGATGCAAGGATTCATGTGTAATTTTTAGACCCACTTTTTCCAGCTTCTTGCGAAACTAAGATATAAACTCGGTTCTTCATTTTTAGGGTCCATTTCTTTCGAGATAAACTTTGAATTGGGTTTTTTGGATTGTAATAATACGCCTGCAAATCCATAGGTGTAAGGAACATGCGGTAATTATAGCTCAAATCATAGAGTGTAGTGGAATCCCCGTTTGAAAGTTTTTCCCTACATTTACTTTGCATTTAACTATTGTTCAGATGCATATTGCAAAGACAGTACAGGCGAATGGAATGTTATGTGTGTGTCGCTTCTTCTCCTGGTAAAAGAATTTGATATTGAAAACGCTCAAATAGAGATCCCATATATTTTATACGCGTGTCAAGAGACGCCTCTCTAGCTTTGAATGTTCAGCAATTGCAGAAAATTTCCAACGAAAGTAACATTGTAAGATCAGATGAGCTACGTCATATACAACTCTTCCGAAGTTACTGTTAAAGATAATAGCTTTACAAGATGGTTCAGTTCCCAACTTGACGAGTTTCCTGTGGCAATCCTATTGCTTTGGGATTTAACCAAAATTAATGTCCCATCAAAAATCTTCATTACCATGGATAGCTCAATGCCAATATGCAATGAGCATTCTGTCAATGCTAACAATATGGTTTCTGGAAACTTTTTCAATCAATCATCCGCACTCAACCGGTATAATTATGTGCCAATAGCCATATCCACATCTCTCGGAACTCTCTCACCGGCACCCAATGTTTTAAGTGTTTACGGTTCCAGAAACACAATATTCGGAAATGCGTTTGCCGTATATCTGACTGTTATAAGCCTCCCTTACTGGCTTATAACATCTGGTTACAATTTCCACCTAGATAAGCTTCCAGGGTTTGGTGCCTTGGGCCAGGACATCCTAAGATAATGAAACTTCTTGGATTAGCTTGAATCTAATCTTTAGTAACCATTTCCTCAATTTATTTTTGTCTTTCATGATCTCACTATTTGGTTCAAACATACACAAAGGTATTTTTATACATCTACAATATGGAACTAGATTGAGCCATTCCAGAAAAATATTGGTATTCTTCGTCTCATTACTCATGATAGGCTCTGCCATAACAATCATAACTGCAGATGGTTTCAATAATAATCATCAAAAGCAATATTCCAACAATTCCTCATCAACTCCAAAAGTCATTTTAAAAAACTCATCACGCTTATTTTCATCTCAGGTATCGCAAATGGTCAACTATTCTCCGGAAGCAAGCTTTCAATTCATAGAAACTGGTCTCCCTGTGGGAACTCAATGGTTGGTAACAGTGGATAACACCACTCTTAAGACCGATGGCACTTCTTTATATTTCAATTTAGAGAGCGGTGTGTATAATTATTCCGTTTCAAATGCCCTGAACTTCTTCTCGCCAGAATCAGCAGGTACTGTCAACACTTCAAATGCAGTGCAGATAGTTCACTACTATGGTTACCTTCATACCGCAGGCTATGTGAATATTTCATCTGGAAATGTTTCACAGAATCCAGGCTCCAATTTGAACAGTTATGTTATTCCATATGGAATATTTGATAATTATTCACGTTCCATAATAGTCTCCTCCTATGGAAATGATAGTATTATATCACTGAATGCCAGTAACTATCATGTCAACGGTTTCCTGACCGTAGACGGAAATCCGGGAGGACTGGCATTAAATCCAAATGGTACAATTTATGCGACGACATCAAATCAGCTTTTGGTAATTTCACAGAATTTCCATGTTAGGGCTGAAATCAATATATCATGCTCAAGCGTTACGGCCGTTGCATACAATAAATTCTCGGGATTAATATTTGTTGGAACCTACTCCAACGGTACATATATTTTCAACTCTACAACACTCAGGCAGATAGAGCATCTGAACGGGCTTGATGTACTTAGCACACAGGGATTTGCCATAGACAACGTAAATCACATGACACTGGCCGCAGACTTTCTCAATGACAGCATATGGTTCATTAAGAATTACATCCCAGTTTCATACAGTTCATCCATTGGAATACCAATTTCGATCCTTTTTGGTCCAAATTTCAATACCTTAATTATTTCGACCTTCCCCGTAAATGGTTACTCGCTTTTCGCTTTAGATGTTCATACTGGGTTTATCACTAAAATAGGCGGAGTATCATGGGGAATGGCAATTACGTTCGACAACGAAACAGGGAGTCTTTTCGTTTCGGAAATTGCCAGCAATGGAATTGTATCAATCAATTACCAGCATAACTCGAGACTTGAAATCCTGAGGACTTCTTATGAACCTTATTTTGTTATATTTGATCCTCTGACAAATTCCATTGTTACTGGTGGCATATATTCCAACAGCCTTTCACTCATGAACTTCTCAATGATCCCAGTAAATGTTACTTTCAGCGAACAGGGCTTACCCAAGGGTGAAAATTGGGGTATTGAAATTAATGGATACAAAGTAAGCACATCCAACATGTCAATTACCTTACAGGTTCTGCCTGGAATGTTAAATTATACCGTTATTGCGCCGTCAGATTACACGACAAATATTACTGGTCATGCTGCTGTAACTTCATTTAATTCCAGCGTTATCATTCATTTTCACAGGTTATATACTGTGAATTTTCTTGAAACCGGAATTCCGGCTGATACATCATGGAGTGTGAATATAAACCATGAAATTTACTCATCCACTGGAGATAAAATAGAAGTAAATCTGACTGCCGGTAATTATACCTATATGATCAACAGCAGTAATTCATATTTGGCAGCTCTTTCTCAGGGAATAATTCATATCTTTGGGAATGCAAACTTTACCGTTTTCTTTTCAAAAGAATTGCATATGGTTGAATTTGTTTCACACAATTTGCCCTCTGGTCACATATGGTCAGTAAATATAGACGGTAGGCTCTTCTACGCTGATAATTCCAGCATTTACCTCAATGTAACCGAAGGCCAATGGAATTACAGCATAAATCCAGTTCCAGGCTATATTCCTACTCCAATCAAATCCACATTTTCTGTATCCAGCAATGATACAATTGTTAATATATCATGGTCACCAGTCCTGTTCAGCATAAAGATATCTGAAATTGGGCTTCCAAGGGGAATAACCTGGGGAGTATCTGTAGGAAACTATTCAGCGGCTACAGACACTTCCATAATTGAATTTTACGAACCAAACGGAACATACACCATGCATCCATTTACCACAAATGGTGACTATTCAGCCGATATGATTCAGTTTACAGTTAATGGCAAA
This genomic interval carries:
- a CDS encoding tetratricopeptide repeat protein yields the protein MQSDPIEELFGLMDDEKYDDVLDKVDRMISTDNQNPVLHAVKAMALMETGVDSEAALKEADFAYKKSQDPFFKYVRGWALAENGDIKQGLTLLNQASDQDPYNIQYLIKLAEVYEDDGKSQDALKAIIRAQRVEPDDVRLSLMKAGYLNTLDRAREAVTELKRINSKYPEFDYAYFILSESYLLLDDLKNAQIAIDSAIKHSKQPDPEYYERSAQVRIAEGDIENAISFLDRAMGVASSDDERVIYLLEKVKALSFAGKADEGEKILRDEYGRNSENALYYYSLIDNLSDQGKKDEIEQLIHDKNLPESLSTLIRVYTGIYEKPDEDAVESALSSLHDDINQNDFNMTLSQILFDAMLASAGKDE